In Misgurnus anguillicaudatus chromosome 14, ASM2758022v2, whole genome shotgun sequence, the genomic window tttaaaaagaaaatgaacaATTCCAGCATTCCACGGATGTGACATTAtaagtcaaatataaaaatatactttcttagagaatgtatttattacaaatatattaaatcatctatttatattttcctaaaccCCTGTTGATAGAGTTCAAAAAGTATCAGGCATGTTTTCTCTTTTAGATGAAGGAAgtatacgggtgattctcacgaaaccattgaaacaccacggcactaatgattttagccttaaaatgtgtaatatagtaacattaaaaagcatcagaattaacacaatactgtgttctaccttgcacaatgtgtgatttcaacataagaatttataattgtaaattttatctcattttctgctgaaattctcattaccgcaatgtgtccggctgtgtttgaacatgcgttatgttgtaatttaatccaattaacacaaaaatattaagaaaaaaaataaattgatgttttgctagactactttagatgacagaaaaaatatttactgaatattcatgtataataataatgaagaaaaattaggaaaatgatgtgtccatgcctgatgttctcatcctctgcaacactttttgagaacagtttaagcacacatacagaattttaataaagtttgattttgagtgaccaagcacatggaccagttacttcaagatggctaccaggtaagataattttttacagttaatttgaaatattgtcttgtcagaatgcttacacaacattttgataagcatctgttgcggtaatgataattaaatgataatttaattaatagaagcataatactttgattttaaatgcatgtgcagaatctccaaattatgttctttcaggtttgtcatgtcattttgaaaatatgtcagtggtgatgttttctgactgttgcggtaatgagattttttaggactaatttttaaattatgttacaagtgttaaatgataagtaaaagtttttaaattaatgttcccatttactccagactttgtttttcaatgtctggtgggaaaaaaagtaaatttaagcaatttttacattttcatgcttgacatttttaaaagcaagctttcgtgagaatcacccatacatgTGTTAGCTTAGGATGTGAAGAAATTACAAGTTTTTGGAAGAAAATATAGGAATTTTGTGAATTAATATGGACAAACCAGGCACAAAAATATCCAACAAATGGGAAAGGGACGGTTCTTCAAAGAACATGAGGAAAGAACAACATTATAGATGTGACATTTTtctgttatggatgtgacaattTTGAAAGCTGCACTTAACCAACTATGGAAAATAATTTGGGAAAGTGTTAAAACTTAAACAGAGCCCTCATACTGCTATTTAAGgagatagttcacctaaaaaaaaaacattctgtcatcatttactcattctcatgttcttacaaacctgtataaatgtctttgttctgattaacacaaaggaagatattttgaggaatgtttgtagccaaactgatcagaagcactgttcacttccatagttttctttttttgtatcaattcatatgaagttaatcgtgcaaaatcaTACAATTCTCATGAAACAACAACAACGAAACCGAACCCCTAACCCAGCAccgaaccccaacgtcacaggggtcaaggcaaatcgtaccaaaacttacaaatgtggttgtataaattaatacgaattagccaactcgtaaaatatacGAATTCTCGTTGGCATTTCAGAGACAAAACCTTTTATCCTCACCTTAATAACATTGTTTTGAAAGCTTCTGACCTCCTCTCTTAATATGGTGATAAGGTTTTGAACAATCATGCAGTCAGCTAGAGCAGATAGGTTACCCAATTGCTGAAGGGCTTGCTCTGCTCGGCTGAGCTCTTTCTGCAGGTTTCTGAGGTTGGAAAGCTGAAGGTTTAGAGATTGACCGCTCTGGTAAAGCTTTGAGTGCTCCACTTCCATTTGGAGTTCTTGGTGTACTTTGTAACTTTTCATTTTCGCCTATATGAACAGATGACATATCACGTTACTAAAGAAAATGGATGAATGCACTGTTAATAGACCTCTCATACTTTATTTTTCTGTATGTATTTACCATATCCAGTATTTCGGCATGGCAATGCAAGAAACTATTCAAAGAATCTTGAGCTGCCTGCTTTCTTTCCAGCAGTGCAGTTTGGAAATCAATGAGAGTGTAAGTCCTGCAATCATCCTGTGGCAGCCAACTGACCTGCTTTATCTCCTCaattgacctgagaacattcaAAAGAGTCTTTTAAAATAGACATCTATCAACAGCAAACCTttcaatgttattttaaatgtgtcatGAGGTGAAAGGCATTTTCAACAAATACCTGGAAAGTTGTTGCAAGGCGTCTCTGAACTGGGGTACAGCCATCAGCAGCTGAGAAGGAAGGGAGTCAGTTCTGTGTTTGACAGTAGCTATATGCACATTCCTATGCCACCTGAAAAATATGTATGTTCATTAAGCTTTACAACGCAGAACTTCTtgattatactgtatataagaCTACGAAAGTATATACAACTTTAATTTCTAAATCACCTTTTGAAAGTCTTGCGCAGTAAATAATCTCTGAAAAACGGGATGTCTTTCACAGCTCCCCACAACAGAGATTCCTGATACCAACCAGCCAGGGTCCACAACTCAACGCTGCAGCCATCTTGCACATGTACTACAGTTGTGGGAGAGAAGGTGTAGTAATCTGTGCCCAATGCATTGTGAGGGATCACGTGCAAGTCATATGGTCTGATATAAGAGAATAAAGTTTATAGCATTTCAGTCAAATAACCAATTTCAATAAAAGGAATCGTATACTTACATGAAACTATAATAACGCACAGGAagaaaaatgtgaataaaatatatattctgATGATTCTAGTTTGGTAACACAGAAACATGCATTTGCACATgcaattgtaaaaagcgctatgTAATCCTGGTCACCTGTAAGGACCACCTTCAGTAGCCTTCAGGTAGAAAAACTCATGTACCCCcagatgttttttctttgttaGTATATCAAACAACTCAGTTCCAGTGAACGGTTTGTGTTTGAGATTGCATTTTTTCCTGGTTGTAGTCTTttcatctggcactgcaggctTCTCATGCTCTACACTGGAATAAACAAACAACTATGAGACAAAAAGTGACTTGAAGGAACAAGACAGCAATAATGAATGTGTCTACTTACTTGAATGTTACACCTGAAGACTTAAGTATTTTGATGGGTATATCAGCACTAATAGCTGATGCCACAAAACGGGGTCCATCATTCCATGGTGACTCTCTAAGCGCCAGTTCAATGCCCACTTTTGATACTAATTGAGGCAGTTTAACAACAGACAGATCATTCTGAGGTGGAGACAGGGTCCTGGTACTGTTGGTGTAAAAGGGTAATGATTCTTGCCTAAATGGTGGCAAGGATAAACTTGTAAGATATTCATGAGATTGAGTGCGAGGGGCTACAGGGTCAAAACTATAATCTGATAAGGAGTCGACTCTGTTTCGACTTTTGCGTTGGTTGATGGCAGATTTTGAAAAGCCCTTTGCATGAGCTTCTCTCTTGGATGATGACATGATTGAATCAAGTGAATCACGAAGCTCACGTCCCAATGATTTGGCAAGGAGACACAAATTCCATATTCTGTAAAGACACAATGTTCATATTATCCGGTTGAGAAAAagtaattgttttaaaaatacaacagcATTGTCTGTCTTTTCCAGTAATAATAAGCAGAAGTCACAATAAATTGACCACCAAATATTGCATTGCCACAACACCAAAGCaaactttaaaatacaaaaggTTGTTATTTCTATTAATACGATTAACAGAAAAGCACATTAAAGATGTGTTTTTGCATATATGAAGATGTTTTTTTTGCATGTATATAGATTATGCGGCGGTTtaccggacagggattagactaatcctagactaaaataaatgtatgagcTGTCCAAACTGTAAACAACTTGCACAGACATAtcttaaatacatcagtgccctttgttttgcttcaaaatgcacacaagtaatgttttaactTTAGTaagccatgtttgtttaaactagttatatttcctaattaaactatggCCAAggcctggtttaagctaatccctgtccgggacaacacccctgctgaaaaaaacagcatcaaaccagcatgggaattatgctggtccatgctggtttgatgctggtttagctggtggttaccagcataccagcaccaaaacacaacatactgGTCTTGCTGGTAGCTTTCAATTTACTGGCCTAGGGTAACCATAGTTTCACCAAAACACTTCAGGAAATACAACTGTTACTATTGTAAAACATTATTAATTCAAAAAAGCAAGTCTTTCAAAACAGCAAAGCTTTTTAAAATCTTACAGCCAAGTTTACACAGAGCAAGCAACGCGATATTAATATCACAGATTTGTTGTATGAACAATCAGCTGTAGTAACAATAAATGTAAAGTTCCAGTTCAAAAACACGGTATTTTGTCGAAAATGTTGGGTTGCTAAGAAACATCTCGTTTTTGTTGAGCAAAAACGCAATTTAAGTTACTCCATTTACTAAAATCCATACGAGGCGACGTAAAACTGTCTGTTTGCTTTCACAAAACACAAAGTTTAGAAAGAAGTAACTAAATAGACTAACAActaataacagtaatatttcTGATGTAGAGGTGTGAAGTAAATACGCACGTAACTACTAAAATAGAAAAGTGTGTAAATATCTGTCCTACCTGTGCTCAAACCTCAGCGCATAGCTGTGAAGAGAGATCGGTTCCCATGGGAACACAGCAAACTGACTGAAACTCTTCCGCGTGTTAGCCTAAAATTAATTAACCTGCAAATAAACACCCTAGCAAATTGGTTTTACGCCaattaaataaacagaaattacGTTTTTAGTGAAAACCACTAAAAATCTAAAGGGATGTTGGAATCAATGTTGGTTAAAAGTAAAAACACAATgacacaatttaaaaaaacaatttgcTAAATATgtcaattataaatattatttaatatgttGGTAGCTGATAAACCTCATTGTTCCTTATTGTGCTACTTTTTTCATGCTAGAAATTAATCCTTACACACATTATGAACTAAACATCACAATAATGTATTTATACACGCTAAAAATAAAAGACCTTACCCATCAATTGTAATAAGCTTACCAAAgcagatttttcatgattattATAACTTAAtgtaaatacaatttttttgtataaaaacaattttatttcatgttttacaTTATTCCATGTTTGTCAAAAAAAGCATTAAACATGTTTCCATGTGTGTAATGTACAGCTCTGTTTAGCAGATAATAAAATCAAGAGGAATCCTGGATAGAGATATTCATGTGTATtcaaagttttaatttaaacagAAAAGCTAACagattaaattatttataagtaaattaaaatgatGTGCTAACCAAATAACAGTATGATAAAgactgtttttgttttttcagaATTCAGTCATTTTCTTATGCGTGTCTGCTTTCTTCTGCTCTCTCTGAATTGTCTGCTCTTGAGCCTTCAGCTGCACCAGCAACTTGCGAGAGGAGGCGAGTTTCTCCTCTATTCGACTGACCACCGTAGCATCCCTGAAGatacacaaaatttgaaagaaacatgtaaaataaacacaaaaacgcAAGAGGCAAAAGAAAGATGGAACCGAACAGAtgtatgaaaaaagtaaaaagtctACCTTCCATTTCGTCTGCGGAGAGACTCTGTGAGCCGCTGAATTTCTTTCTCCACCTGACCTACTTTCTCTGTCGCCTGGAATAGACGGACATTCAGGGAACGTTTGGTGGTTGTTCCACCCCTGTAGGCCTCGGCGCCAGTGACCGAAGAGTTCGATGAATGAGGTGCAGGTTGAGAGCTAAGTTTAGAGTTCAGGAAATCAAAAACATTACGACGTGTCGACACTGAGGCCTTCTTCTTTTTAGCCTTTGGCTTACGGGATGCTGGGTTATCCTTGGCGATCGCGGCTGCTACCTTTCTCTGAGTTAATTCAGCACACTGGTCTAACGAATGGCCTTTTGGAAGAACCACTGCTTGAACTGGCTCTACTCGACCAGACAACGTCTTCCCCAAACCTATAAATACACAGAAATACTTGGACACATATTCACAGTCTCCACCAGCATTGGCCATCCTTATTATTGAGCTATGCATAACATATAAGCAACATCCGATTTAATTTTACTAAGTTGATGTTTGACACTGACACTTACCTTTTCCAAGCTCATAACCCATTTTCAGCAAAAGTTTAGAGCCAATGCCTCGTGTATGAGCCTCCCAACCACAAAACTCAGCACTGTTGACCTTTGCCATATCCTCCTCTCTAGAagtaaacactgtaaaaaaatatatgatctAAACAAATATGCATGATATAGAGAAAATAAGATCTCTTAATTTGTCCCTCAAActctgtaattatttatttcatttactgAAATACAGAGTGAACACACTTTTCAGCACCTTTAGCATAGCCACCATTACACTGGTCAGGATCATCCTCTGAGTCtgatgaggaagaggaggaacAGTCATCCTGACGAAGAGGAGGAATGACTCCATCAGCCTCCAGCACAGCCTCCTTCAACAGAAGCGAGTCAAATTTCACGGTGTAAAAACCACCTTCAATCTCTGAAAACAGAAAAACACGCCTGGTAATGTCTCACACTATTGCAACGTCAGCTGTTTCACCTGACTGTGTGTTTTTACTGTCATGTTTGTTCGTTGAAGGGATGTTTCTGCTCGTTTCCATTAAGTTTGCCTTTAGGGATCAATAAGAGATCTCTTTGTCATGTAGATGGTGTTTGATGGAAACAAACAAACTATCATGTAGCAATCTGTGTACTTGTCTTTAGAGTTGATGGAGGTGAAAAAACACTGGTGTTGCACCTGATATTTTGGCTGGGTACCAGATGCCATCTTCATGCTTGGCTAAACACGCAGAGCCTGACTCCATGTTACTGATGTCAGCTTCTAGGAAGTCTCGTAGTTCTGATACACACACAACCTCTCCGTGAGAGAAcctgacaaacacacacataatgtACATTATATGATAAATGTGACTAATAATAATTTTGCCTGATTGGCCAATAAacacaagtggttatttcatcTATACAGTAAATATTCTTCAGTTGCTTTAAATTGAATCATGAAATACATCATGCAATCATGCAATCTATTACATGCCAAGAGCATTCAGTCAGTATCATTCTaatttcagggttcccacaacttagttaacttcaatacctttcaaggactttccacgtctaataccctcaaattcaagaaccaaaatgtggggacacatttcaagtaagagcaaggttaaAATCGTGTtgccttttaagatacattgttacagttccctttcgagggaactcgtgctgcgtcactgtggtgacactttggggacgcctccaggggtaagtgcgtctgaatgtgtatatcaaattcaaccaatggtgaggcttaatgacaaagacagggtgatgcgggagccagaaagtatatcgttatctgaaatattgccaaagatggcattacagggacgcaggaagtatggcaaggtagacgcagcgtctcgttcccttctcagggaacaacagttacataagtaacccgagacgttttcatttgtcaaacacaactatgcaaaaaagcattttggtatgaatcaacatgaTTTGCATagagaagatataagcatttacagCGAACAgcttagcatgtgtgcttaaaaggatagaaattttatgatattatcctacactacacagggaataatatggatttttcccccttgcataaaatagattcaagcactttcaatgacctgtatctatgtatgtatattttcaaaaactttccagggcattgaattgtttttcccagattcacaaactttcaaggacccatgggaacgCATtttttagctgggtttccattaTACTGCACATTGGAAGTATAACATAAAAAACTAATGATGTAAACGacaaatttgaaataaaaaacccTTAATTCTCAAAAatcttgaggtggtttttgacttacggaaaagagtaaatgcgaataatgggaataatttttgcaaattttgaaaagatttgctTCTCATTTCAATGGGAACCCAGTTAGTTCCAGAACCTAGAGCAGActtgtgtttttgtattttattcattttaatatacttttttatgAAATTTAAGCAAATACGGTATACAATTTTTGTTAGCTTAAGATGGTGTTAAGAAATTTTATGTACAGTATACCAATATGTGCAGGTCTCTAAATTGCACTGCTAATACAAACATTCAGCAATATGGATAATGTGAACACAAATCACATGCATGCTACATTTCTAATCCAATTCTAAAATCTGGCAGAAACATACAATTCTGTTCTCCTAACAAGCTAACatttaaactgaaaaaaatattggaAAAATATATGCTGTGTCTAGTGCTGGTGATTTGGTGTCTATACCTGCAGCTGTCCATGAAACGGCACTTGCCCTCCAGGTAGAAGCCACAGGCTTTCATGGATTTATTTGTGGGATGAAGGTAAAGCACTCGAACTCGAGCCTCATCCCCTTCTGCCTCCTCAGGGCAAACCACCATGGCATTGTGGTACTCTAGCGTTCCCCATGAGGTACGGTAGGGTGCTCGTACTTTTGTTCCGCTCAaatcctcctcctcttcttctccATCCTCCTCCTGCTCCTCATCTTCAGGTTCTGTGTTTTGTCTCACCTCAGAAGAGTCCTGTGACAGTTCCGCATAGAAAGCGGCGAAGTCATCGTCCAGGCTCTTTTCTTTAGCGGTTTCACTAACTGATGTGAAATTTTGTATGGTCGAGGGATCCTCCAAAGATGCCAGCAATTGGCTTTTTTTAACAGACACCAGACTGGATTCTGTGAGCTCAATGAGCTGTTGTAGATCCTCCTTTAGTTTCAGCAGATCCGCCTGTTCATCTGAACCCAGACCAGCAGCTAATGCCAACTCCACCTGCTGGAGCTGACCGCTGTAGGTCTTGATAGCTTCTTCGAGGCTGCTTTCATCCATGGTTATGAAAAACTGCTCCTACATGACAGGAACTCACTGTGGTGAAACTACAGCAATAGATCAAGTTTAGATTAATAGGAACAGCAACAGTCTTATTCAAAGAAACGATACAGAATGCACAGGACAATTGATATTATATATTCTACAGAGTTTTATCTAACGTTAATATATTCTAAGTGTGTAAAGAAGCATACTGTAACGAGCTTATCAGACACTTAGTCCAGCATATATGAGTCAGATGTTTTTAAGTGTATGTGTAGAGCCTGTCATGCAGACCATCAGTTCAGTGTGCTAGGTGGGTAACAAGAATTACTGATACCGGTTAGCATCGATGCTAACGTAGAAGCAAATCAGCCGTTAAAACGCGCGTTCAACCAGTTCTTACTAACTGCACAAAGACTACTTTACCGAGACAAAATATGCAAAATCCGGGGTCTTACATTTAAAATCTGTAGATCGGCTCTCTGTCTGTGGCATTGTTTTGAATCTCTGTAGACGCCGACTGTAAGGTTTAACCAGTGCTTCTCATTGGTTGATGCTCAACTTTGACCTCGACGATGTCATCATTCAGCTCGTTTCCTGAACTTCAGTACGATTTTGTATCAGTaataaaataaagatgtttttggAAAGATTTTAGCTTAATATTTCATAAGCTTGTGAATTTCGTGGACAGGACCTTTTTTGCAtctgttttactttttttttggaAAGATGTTGAAAATTATATTGGTAGAAAATTGGATCGTGTGGTAGAAATTGGTGtatttgatgtgtttttttatttattttttattttgagagCAATTATTTGGAAAGTAATGAACAATATATCTCagttatttattgttttaagaAAGTACCATATAACgttacacaaaacaaaatggGCCCTTTTGTAAATTGTCAAAATTAACGAATGATTTAAAATTATACAGTACTCTTTGGAAAGCTCTGAAAACAtgcaatattttaaaagtactgtttttatttttctctttctttcttctctGGTAACATAATTGACTAATCCCTCTTGCTCATGTGGCATTGAGCaaaatctgtttgttttttttgtatttgatgtcattattcaatcaataaaaataaaactatgATTCCAGTACGAtttctttaaagagcacctatttcactgctaaaaacttaaaatacaatgtgttcgcgtggtttatggtaaaaaaccCACATTATTTCccacatacatttttgtagctcaagATTTTCCTGAAACACAGATTTGTAAAGctctgtgtctctgattggccagctaatctgttaTTATGATTGCCCTGAATATCTCCGActtcagccggaaatgtgacgcttcttaccatgtttgaaagatttgcttacaatgcaatgctaacaggagttaacttacagactgtgagtccaaagcgggaggaattatgataatgttggtatTTACCACCAattccaggaagtaaactgttgcctacaatccgtgtgttcgTTGTAATCCatgaaaagagatttacttGCGTTTTTGAAGTTTCATTTTCATGTAGTCTTTTTTTTAGTATGTTTGGTTAATGATGAACAGAACATAAAAATCTGTTAAAAACGTTTCCTTACCTTACCCCGATAACAATGCGCTGGAAAAAGTTTGTAAAGTAacctgttatttaaaaaagtaacatctGTTTCAAACAGATATGGCGACAAAGAGCTGAAGATTCCGGATTACAGCTTCAAAAAAATTAACCAACAACTATTTGACTAATATTTTGCTAAAATCAGCCTAAAATAATTGGCTGGTTTTAGGTGTTCTCCCAGCCTGGTTTAAGCAGGCTATTTTT contains:
- the zgpat gene encoding zinc finger CCCH-type with G patch domain-containing protein; this encodes MDESSLEEAIKTYSGQLQQVELALAAGLGSDEQADLLKLKEDLQQLIELTESSLVSVKKSQLLASLEDPSTIQNFTSVSETAKEKSLDDDFAAFYAELSQDSSEVRQNTEPEDEEQEEDGEEEEEDLSGTKVRAPYRTSWGTLEYHNAMVVCPEEAEGDEARVRVLYLHPTNKSMKACGFYLEGKCRFMDSCRFSHGEVVCVSELRDFLEADISNMESGSACLAKHEDGIWYPAKISEIEGGFYTVKFDSLLLKEAVLEADGVIPPLRQDDCSSSSSSDSEDDPDQCNGGYAKVFTSREEDMAKVNSAEFCGWEAHTRGIGSKLLLKMGYELGKGLGKTLSGRVEPVQAVVLPKGHSLDQCAELTQRKVAAAIAKDNPASRKPKAKKKKASVSTRRNVFDFLNSKLSSQPAPHSSNSSVTGAEAYRGGTTTKRSLNVRLFQATEKVGQVEKEIQRLTESLRRRNGRDATVVSRIEEKLASSRKLLVQLKAQEQTIQREQKKADTHKKMTEF